A single region of the Triticum dicoccoides isolate Atlit2015 ecotype Zavitan chromosome 2B, WEW_v2.0, whole genome shotgun sequence genome encodes:
- the LOC119364571 gene encoding protein DCL homolog, chloroplastic-like codes for MALAAAVAVPFLLHARLGPRFAPALSPRRLLSCSTTAYEPPHSARPPASKQAEPVSQVPWRAAEAEILSDVEPVVQLIKDILHSDRYADGECLGPADEIVVAEKLLAYHPRAEDKIGCGLDGIMVDRHPQFRKSRCLFVVRTDGVWIDFSYQKCLREYIRRKYPSHGERFIREHFKRT; via the coding sequence ATGGCtctggccgccgccgtcgccgtaccGTTCCTCCTCCACGCCCGCCTGGGACCGCGCTTCGCGCCGGCGCTGTCCCCCCGCCGCCTGCTGTCCTGCTCCACTACCGCCTACGAGCCCCCTCACTCCGCGCGGCCGCCGGCGTCGAAGCAGGCCGAGCCCGTGTCCCAGGTGCCGTGGAGGGCCGCGGAGGCCGAGATCCTCAGCGACGTCGAACCCGTCGTGCAGCTCATCAAGGACATCCTCCATTCGGACAGATACGCAGACGGCGAATGCCTTGGCCCCGCGGACGAAATCGTTGTTGCGGAAAAGCTCCTTGCCTATCATCCACGCGCTGAAGATAAGATTGGCTGCGGGCTTGACGGCATAATGGTCGATAGGCACCCGCAGTTCAGGAAGTCTAGATGCCTCTTCGTCGTTCGCACGGACGGCGTCTGGATTGATTTCTCCTACCAGAAGTGCCTCCGTGAGTACATCCGGAGAAAGTATCCATCGCATGGGGAGCGATTTATCCGAGAACATTTCAAGCGAACCTGA